One window of Erwinia aphidicola genomic DNA carries:
- a CDS encoding LysE family translocator produces the protein MVTLAQIIPFAAIALGMVLTPGPNMIYLISRSLCQGRRAGYISLCGVALGFMFYMVCAALGITALLMAVPLAYDALRFAGAAYLLWMAWQAIFGGRSPFQLRDLPPDSPRKLFSMGLLTNLLNPKTAIIYLTLLPQFIHPEQGHVLAQSLTLGITQIVTSMLVNGTIIFAAGTIAAFLATRPGWQKLQRWLMGTVLAGLAVKMVVDKR, from the coding sequence ATGGTCACGCTCGCGCAGATTATTCCCTTTGCCGCCATTGCCCTCGGCATGGTGTTAACGCCCGGTCCGAATATGATCTATCTGATCTCGCGCTCGCTCTGCCAGGGGCGCAGGGCAGGGTATATTTCACTGTGCGGCGTGGCGCTCGGTTTTATGTTTTATATGGTCTGTGCCGCGCTGGGGATTACCGCGCTGCTGATGGCGGTGCCACTGGCGTATGACGCGCTGCGATTTGCCGGGGCAGCCTATCTGCTGTGGATGGCGTGGCAGGCGATTTTCGGCGGGAGGTCGCCTTTCCAGCTGCGCGACCTGCCGCCGGACAGCCCGCGCAAGCTGTTCAGCATGGGGCTGCTCACCAACCTGCTTAACCCGAAAACCGCGATAATCTATCTGACGCTGCTGCCGCAGTTTATCCACCCCGAACAGGGCCACGTGCTGGCACAGTCGCTGACGCTGGGCATCACGCAGATCGTCACCAGTATGCTGGTCAACGGAACGATCATTTTTGCTGCGGGAACGATTGCCGCCTTCCTCGCGACGCGCCCCGGCTGGCAGAAACTGCAGCGCTGGCTGATGGGCACCGTGCTGGCGGGCCTGGCGGTGAAGATGGTGGTGGATAAGCGCTAA
- the crcB gene encoding fluoride efflux transporter CrcB: MLKPLLAVMLGGAFGCALRWLLSLRLNALFPNLPPGTLLVNLVGGLIIGLAMAWFLRHPQVDPTWRLLIITGMCGGLTTFSTFSLEVVTLMQAGNYLWAIASVMIHVLGSLLMTIAGFWLVSLLF, from the coding sequence ATGCTGAAACCTTTACTTGCTGTCATGTTGGGCGGTGCCTTTGGCTGTGCGTTACGCTGGCTGCTGTCGTTGCGTCTCAACGCGCTGTTTCCCAACCTGCCGCCCGGCACGCTGCTGGTCAATCTGGTGGGCGGGCTGATTATCGGCTTAGCGATGGCATGGTTCCTGCGCCATCCGCAGGTCGATCCGACCTGGCGCTTGCTGATTATTACCGGCATGTGCGGCGGCCTGACCACCTTTTCCACATTCTCGCTGGAGGTCGTGACGTTGATGCAGGCCGGCAACTATCTGTGGGCTATTGCTTCGGTGATGATCCACGTGCTGGGTTCACTGCTGATGACCATCGCCGGATTCTGGCTGGTCTCGCTGCTTTTCTGA
- the iraP gene encoding anti-adapter protein IraP, with translation MKQLVIDILMKMAKMDVDNKELTAQVEAQSLLIAALLLTVGKGTSSSISDNIQNAILTASQSGDGFLQTDVDLLLTHVNRLLAVTRYVDEAAPAADG, from the coding sequence ATGAAGCAGTTGGTGATCGATATTCTGATGAAAATGGCCAAAATGGATGTGGATAACAAAGAGCTAACCGCTCAGGTTGAGGCGCAGTCGCTGCTGATTGCGGCACTGCTGCTGACCGTGGGTAAGGGGACCTCTTCCTCTATTTCAGACAATATCCAGAATGCCATTCTGACCGCCTCCCAGAGCGGAGACGGTTTCCTGCAAACGGACGTTGACCTGCTGTTGACCCATGTAAACCGCCTGCTGGCGGTGACGCGCTATGTGGATGAAGCGGCGCCTGCCGCAGACGGTTAA
- a CDS encoding dihydrodipicolinate synthase family protein yields MALFQGLSAFPITPTDAAGVVDIRALEKLLLRLKHARVDSVGLLGSTGLYAYLRREQKQRAIEAAVACLGDIPVIASAGALRTDDACQLAADAAQAGARGILLAPVSYTPLSDEEVFQHYAAVAQASDLPICIYHNPGTTHFTFSPELLQRLGTLPQIQALKQPAQPATRRDDVNELRARFAPGFAVGFSGDWNAGNALLAGGDLWFSVLGGLLPQHAQALMRAAQAGDAEQVAELNQILAPMWQLFQRLSSLRVMYAAVEILGICQPVLPRPLLGLDRAERQEIEQVLNALLDKI; encoded by the coding sequence GTGGCACTGTTTCAAGGACTTTCTGCTTTTCCCATCACCCCGACTGACGCCGCTGGCGTAGTGGATATCCGCGCGCTGGAAAAACTGCTGCTGCGCCTGAAACATGCCCGGGTCGATTCTGTCGGTTTACTCGGTAGCACCGGTCTTTACGCTTATCTCCGCCGTGAGCAAAAGCAGCGCGCTATTGAAGCGGCGGTGGCCTGTCTGGGGGATATTCCGGTGATTGCCAGCGCCGGGGCGTTGCGTACCGATGATGCCTGCCAGCTGGCTGCCGATGCCGCACAAGCGGGCGCACGCGGTATTTTGCTGGCTCCGGTCTCCTATACGCCGCTGTCTGACGAAGAGGTATTCCAGCACTATGCCGCCGTGGCGCAGGCCAGCGATCTGCCGATCTGTATCTACCATAACCCGGGCACCACGCACTTTACCTTTTCACCTGAACTGCTGCAGCGCCTGGGAACCCTTCCGCAGATTCAGGCGCTGAAACAGCCTGCTCAGCCCGCGACCCGTCGCGATGATGTCAATGAACTGCGCGCCCGCTTTGCCCCGGGTTTTGCCGTGGGTTTTAGCGGTGACTGGAATGCGGGCAATGCCTTGCTGGCAGGGGGCGATCTGTGGTTCAGCGTGCTGGGTGGGCTACTGCCGCAGCACGCACAGGCACTGATGCGGGCGGCTCAGGCGGGGGATGCAGAGCAGGTGGCCGAGCTGAATCAGATACTGGCGCCGATGTGGCAGCTGTTCCAGCGTCTCAGCAGCCTGCGGGTGATGTATGCCGCTGTAGAGATTCTGGGGATTTGCCAGCCTGTGTTACCCCGTCCGTTACTGGGACTGGATCGGGCAGAGCGGCAGGAGATCGAACAGGTGCTGAACGCACTGTTGGATAAAATCTGA
- the yjbE gene encoding exopolysaccharide production protein YjbE: MKRVKSLLLLALLAGSSSTWAVTGAGEAAGSSASSMSDGTSNAVGVGAVAALLGIALATSSGGDGSNTGTTTTTTSTVAH, translated from the coding sequence ATGAAACGCGTCAAATCACTTTTATTGCTGGCATTACTGGCAGGCAGCAGCAGTACCTGGGCCGTGACCGGAGCGGGTGAAGCAGCAGGCAGCAGCGCATCGTCAATGTCTGATGGCACCTCTAATGCCGTTGGCGTTGGCGCCGTTGCCGCGCTGCTGGGTATCGCTCTCGCGACGTCCAGCGGCGGCGATGGCTCGAACACCGGCACCACCACAACGACAACCTCAACGGTTGCGCACTGA
- a CDS encoding class I SAM-dependent methyltransferase, whose amino-acid sequence MLLTALSYIKDKTGYLQEFIADPRKTGTIAPSSQTLCKTMSDAVEWQQCLRVAELGAGEGVLTRHLLSRMRADASLLAFETNPRFHPRLASLHDNRLQVSGESAETLEGEFDAIFSGLPLLSLPHGVRHRILQRAAEQLSENGVFVQFQYTSLSEPLLSEYFAWNRTRVLANLPPAWVYRGHSLTRLPWASAAR is encoded by the coding sequence ATGTTGTTGACCGCACTGTCGTATATCAAAGATAAAACCGGTTACTTACAAGAGTTTATCGCCGATCCGCGCAAAACCGGGACCATTGCTCCCTCTTCCCAAACGCTGTGTAAAACCATGTCAGACGCCGTCGAATGGCAGCAGTGCCTGCGCGTAGCGGAATTAGGTGCCGGGGAGGGCGTGTTAACCCGCCATCTGCTAAGCAGAATGCGGGCGGATGCCAGCCTGCTGGCTTTCGAAACCAACCCGCGCTTTCATCCGCGCCTGGCATCCCTGCATGACAATCGTTTACAGGTGAGCGGCGAGTCGGCGGAAACGCTGGAGGGGGAGTTTGATGCGATATTTTCCGGCCTGCCGCTGCTGTCGCTGCCCCACGGGGTGCGCCACCGCATTCTGCAGCGTGCCGCCGAACAGCTGAGTGAAAACGGCGTGTTTGTTCAGTTCCAGTACACCTCATTATCCGAGCCGCTGCTCTCTGAATACTTCGCCTGGAACCGCACGCGCGTGCTGGCTAACCTGCCGCCTGCATGGGTGTATCGTGGGCACTCACTAACCCGCTTACCCTGGGCCAGCGCGGCTCGCTAA
- a CDS encoding acyltransferase → MLKTLNIKLLTLIATFLVILLHTAEIPYGSFHNGWSVAVMYDTLGRISFPLFLLIAGYISLNKNESLLSTLKTRVLDLLIPLVAWTIIYFVYDRTVNDSPKPFSLLDLLSTPAYSHLWFIYTLILLYLVTPLLNTFIQHGSQQRINYILAVWFALASVYMLFDNFKESVLENHLLQNPSNIDMVVYLSGFYIIGGVVRRYKLAPKVTIASVIFVLSAVLTAVMEYSLSRSIGRPDGIFLFYSAPTVVTLALACFFMLLNAPLQFTRRVNLAIRGQAKLSVGIFFVHMLVLESVLRLVAVEFNGYYSAFTIPAVALAVFILSSLIIALVMRVPWLRKLV, encoded by the coding sequence TTGTTGAAAACCCTCAATATTAAATTACTTACGCTGATTGCGACCTTTTTGGTGATCCTGCTGCACACCGCAGAGATCCCCTACGGCTCATTTCATAACGGCTGGTCGGTTGCAGTGATGTATGACACGCTGGGGCGAATTTCATTTCCGCTTTTCCTGCTGATTGCGGGCTATATCTCTCTAAATAAAAATGAATCCCTGCTCAGCACGCTAAAAACGCGCGTGCTGGATTTGCTGATCCCGCTGGTGGCCTGGACAATTATCTATTTTGTCTACGACCGCACGGTGAATGACAGCCCAAAACCCTTTAGCCTGCTGGATTTACTCAGCACCCCGGCCTACAGCCATCTGTGGTTCATTTACACGCTAATTCTGCTCTACCTGGTCACTCCGCTGCTTAATACCTTTATTCAACACGGCAGCCAGCAGCGCATCAACTATATTCTCGCCGTCTGGTTCGCGCTGGCATCGGTCTATATGCTGTTTGATAACTTCAAAGAGAGCGTGCTGGAAAATCACCTTCTACAGAACCCCAGTAATATCGATATGGTGGTCTACCTTTCCGGCTTTTATATTATTGGTGGCGTAGTAAGGCGTTATAAGCTCGCGCCAAAAGTGACTATCGCCTCGGTGATATTCGTGCTCAGCGCGGTGCTGACTGCGGTGATGGAGTACTCGCTGTCGCGCAGTATCGGCAGGCCGGACGGAATTTTTCTGTTCTATTCTGCGCCGACGGTCGTTACGCTGGCGCTGGCCTGTTTCTTTATGCTGCTGAATGCGCCATTACAATTTACCCGGCGCGTTAATCTGGCGATTCGCGGTCAGGCAAAGCTCAGCGTAGGTATCTTCTTTGTGCATATGCTGGTGCTGGAGAGCGTGCTGCGCCTGGTGGCAGTGGAGTTCAATGGTTACTACTCGGCGTTCACCATCCCAGCCGTAGCGCTGGCAGTGTTTATACTCTCTTCGCTGATTATTGCACTGGTGATGCGCGTGCCGTGGCTGCGCAAGCTGGTGTAG
- a CDS encoding KTSC domain-containing protein, with protein sequence MKRQTVASSAIHSVGYDADKRILEVETLGHGTWTYCDVPLTTWHFFMASPSKGSFFYQHIKHQFSQH encoded by the coding sequence ATGAAACGACAGACCGTTGCATCATCCGCAATTCATTCAGTGGGTTACGATGCAGATAAGCGCATACTGGAAGTTGAAACTCTGGGCCACGGTACCTGGACCTATTGCGATGTTCCTCTGACAACATGGCACTTCTTTATGGCCTCCCCGTCTAAGGGGTCTTTCTTCTATCAGCACATTAAGCATCAGTTTTCCCAGCATTAA